In Saprospiraceae bacterium, the sequence TTCCATCACACAAACATTTCATCCATTCGAATGCATAAAAGAAGATCAATACGACTAACTTTTGCACCACATGATTCAGCTACATATTTTTTGCTATGCAAGCCATCATATTTATCCTTCCGTAAGGGGTCAAAATCGTTTTAAACCACCATTCACTCTTATCACACTTACCCTTACTGGACTAATTGAGATTTTCTTTGCCAGGATAGCGGCTTCGTTCAACTTGGAATGTTGATGAATCCCACTTTGAAAGAATTGCTTATTTTTGGACGCAGCATGAGGGAATTCATTCAACATTCCTTTGTGTTACAGGCAAGCGTAGGACGACCGTGCAACCTTGACAATTCCGACTATAATTGGAATAACATATGGTATAACCAGTGCCCTCAATGTCAAAAATTGTCACTGATCTTGGTTGCAGTGTGTTTTAAAGATGATTCATAATTGGCGAGAAGATGACCAGAGCAACACCCTCAACTATGCAAGGCAGCTTGCTAGTGCAATCAATTTCTAAAAATAAAAAAATGTAATCAAAAACGTAAATTACAAGGTAAAAAATCATAAATTTAACATTCAAATGAATTAAAATTGCCTACAACCCATCAACACCCAATAAAAATGATAACAACTCACCACCTTAAGCTGCATCATGCATCCATACTTTACACCTTAGATACTACCACCTGCTTGTCCGTCAACATAAAAGTATACCGACAGCCCAATAAGAGTACCGTGGAGCATAAGCCTTTTTTTGTGGGCTGTCGGATACTTTTATAAATGTTACCTGCAATCGTAGGGCGACACGTTACAAATAGACAAACATGAAAAACAAACAAACAATAAAACAGTTCCGTAACTATTGTTACAGTACAGCAACTTTTTAAGACTTACATTTGAAACTAATTAATTAAACAATTTAAATCAAAAAACATGAACAAAATAAATGCAATAGGGCTAGACAATGACAAGGCTAAACATTTGGCAGAAAAATTAAACGAGCTATTGGCCAACTATTCAATTTTTTATCAAAATACGAGAGGTTATCATTGGAACATTAAAGGAGAGAAATTTTTTGAACTTCATTTGAAATTTGAAGAATTGTACAATGACCTATTATTAAAAGTAGACGAAGTTGCGGAAAGAATTCTAACATTGGGACATACACCAAAACACAATTATGCTGACTATCGCACAACTTCAAAAATCAAAGAAAGTGTGTTTGTAAGTGATGGAATAAAGGCTGTTGAAGATATTTTAGCCTCGTTTCAGACAATTATTATTCTACAAAGAGAACTCCTTGTAATTGCTTCTGACGCAGGTGACGAAGGAACAAATGCTTTAATGAGCGACTACATTAGGTTACAAGAAAAATCAGTTTGGATGTACTCTTCATTTTTGAAAAAATAGTAGTAAAAACGCCAGCAGATAACACGGGTTTTGCAAAAGCTGGACTTCAGTGCTAAATTGAACTTTTAGAATTCTAATGAACATTGTGCTAAATTTGAACATTCGTACTTCTAATCCCAGCCTTCGCAAAGCCCGAAAACGTTCTATGCCATTCTTAACGACATCTCCGACATAACATAATTCAAAGGGCTGAAAGAAAATCAAAGAATGAAATTATATGCTGACATATTTTTTATTAATAATCGGTTTTATCATAATCATCAAGGGTGCCGATTTATTGGTGGATGGAGCTTCGTCCATTGCCAAAAAGCTGAATGTTTCTGATTTGGTAATAGGCTTGACAGTAGTGGCTTTTGGCACTTCTGCACCGGAATTGTTCGTTAATGTTTTTGCCAGCATTCAGGGTAATTCTGAAATTGCCATTGGTAATATTCTCGGCAGCAACATTGCTAATATCCTTTTGATACTTGGCGTTGCTGCTATTATTTTTCCGCTTTCGGTTCAAAGCACTACCGTCTGGAAAGAAATTCCATTCAGTTTGCTAGCGGCTCTGATATTGGGTGTTCTCGTCAATGACCACCTGATTGACCATAAGGAAAATTCGGAATTGACAAGAGGTGATGGGCTTGTATTGATTGGGTTCTTCATCATTTTTATGTATTACATTTTCAGCATTGCAAAAAAATCCGAAAACAAAACAATTGGGGACTTAAAACAGTTAAGCAATTTTAGGTCTGTTTCATATATCCTTTTGGGCTTAACAGGATTGGTTTTGGGAGGCACCTGGATTGTCAATGGTGCAATTGAAATTGCCGGTAAATTTGGGGTGAGCGAATATTTAATCGGTTTGACTGTTGTAGCCGTAGGCACTTCGCTTCCCGAACTTGCCACTTCTGCTGTGGCTGCCTATAAGAAGAATACTGACATTGCCATTGGAAATGTGGTCGGCTCTAATATCTTTAACATCTTCTGGGTGCTCGGTATTAGCGCGGTGATAAAACCACTGCCTTTTAAACCTGCCGGCAACTCAGACATTGCGATGACTGTTTTTGCCAGCGTCCTTTTATTTGCTGTTTTATTTGTAGGGAAAAAACAATTATTAGAAAAATGGCAGGGGGTGTTGTTTTTGCTGCTCTATGCTGGCTATTCTGTCTTTTTAATAATGAGAGGATAAAATAAACATAATTTAAAATAAAACAAAACAAGATGAAAAAGAAAAATAGCGATATTGTAAAAGAATACCCCCGCAAGCAATTCATTGCTAAATTAAGACGACTTGCTGATGTACTGGAAGCGGGAAACACTTTCCGCATTCAAATTGGAAATGAGAGCATGTATATTCCGGGAGATGTTTTTGTAAATATTGAGCACGAACGGCAAAAGATAGTGAAGAGTTGGAGTTTCAACTGAAAGGGGAAAAAAAGTAACACATCACAATTAACAATGAATAAAATGTTGGTGTCAAATTGAAACGAAACTGCGCAACTAGTCGAGAAAAAAAATAGAACGAACCGATAACTGCGCGTTTAAGAGTGGCGGGTGACGAGCAAGTTTGAGCGTATACACAATAAATTTACTTTTGTCTCGTTGGACAGCGACGAGCATTTAATACGCCACTCCTCAAACCCGTAAAACGTTAGGTGCAACCCAAACAGACCGTTTCTAAACAGACAAAATATCAAATGGACAATACAAAACAAGTATTGCTGATACAAAAAATAATTGCTTGCGTTCTGACTGCATTTGTAACTGCATATCCATTAGCACGACTAAATCCCAATTTCTTTCCAAACACAGTTTTTGCAAGAATATTAGCATATCTACTTTTTGCAACTATAATTTCAATTCTATTGTTTTGGAAATATATAGAAAGAAAAACTAAACAAAGTTCACATTCAATATTAGGACTTGTCAATAGTATTTTGGCTTTTGCACTTGCATTTCATTTTACTAAATGGGGACTATTAAAAATACTTCGTTTACATATGACTGATTCTTTAGGACTTATGGAAATGCCTATGACTATGGTTTCCGGAGATAAGCAATTATCACATTTCTTTGGACAGAGTTATCCTATGGTTTGTATTCTTGGACTATTAGAAATTTCAGGTGCTATATTTATTTTGTTCAGAAAGACAAGATTACTTGGCACTATGATTTTATTCGTAATGGCAGCTAACATTATAATAATTGACATTTTGTATTATGTATACGACCCACTTCTTGAAGCCATCACTTTATTAATAGGTGTTTTGTATTTAGCTTACCAAGACAAAGAAAAATACTTAATTTCTTTTTTTCAGCAAACGAAAATTTGCCTAAATTCTATTTCAATAGTTCTAAATTAAAAAATGCTTTGCGGTTATTAGCAATCCTAATTCCTATTATAATATTGACACCACATTATAGAACTCAATATAGGCAGGGGCTGACAGGTAAATATAACATTGAAAAAATGACTGTGAATGGAAAAGATAAAATTATAGACCAATGTAGCGACACAACATTTTCAAAAGTTTATTTTGACTTGGGTGACTTTTTTATATTTACTAATAACAGTTTTAAGAAAAGGCAAATTGGACATTTTACAATTGATGAAGCAACAAGAACTTTTGAAACAACTTGGCAATATCCAACAGATATTAAAGATAATTTCAAAGGGAAAGTAACAGAGCTTGACAAAAATAATCGAATGAAACTAACAGGAATAAATGGACAAGACACATTAGAATTGGAGTTAGAAAAAATAAAAATGAAAAACTTCAATAA encodes:
- a CDS encoding DNA starvation/stationary phase protection protein yields the protein MNKINAIGLDNDKAKHLAEKLNELLANYSIFYQNTRGYHWNIKGEKFFELHLKFEELYNDLLLKVDEVAERILTLGHTPKHNYADYRTTSKIKESVFVSDGIKAVEDILASFQTIIILQRELLVIASDAGDEGTNALMSDYIRLQEKSVWMYSSFLKK
- a CDS encoding calcium/sodium antiporter — encoded protein: MLTYFLLIIGFIIIIKGADLLVDGASSIAKKLNVSDLVIGLTVVAFGTSAPELFVNVFASIQGNSEIAIGNILGSNIANILLILGVAAIIFPLSVQSTTVWKEIPFSLLAALILGVLVNDHLIDHKENSELTRGDGLVLIGFFIIFMYYIFSIAKKSENKTIGDLKQLSNFRSVSYILLGLTGLVLGGTWIVNGAIEIAGKFGVSEYLIGLTVVAVGTSLPELATSAVAAYKKNTDIAIGNVVGSNIFNIFWVLGISAVIKPLPFKPAGNSDIAMTVFASVLLFAVLFVGKKQLLEKWQGVLFLLLYAGYSVFLIMRG